One Staphylococcus ratti DNA segment encodes these proteins:
- the rbsK gene encoding ribokinase, whose amino-acid sequence MKKIFVIGSVSMDLVVSTSVVPRKGETVLGDLFFTTTGGKGANQAVAAARLGNNVHMIGRIGDDDFGQEIVQNFKRNQVDVTGLNVVPEMATGTAHITLADNDNSIIVVPSANNEVTYDNIKAQLESIQSGDIVLLQQEIPADTVEKVLAHCKKRGITSILNPAPYRAVDEAVIDNADIITPNETESKALFEGKLDDALERYPNKLIVTIGDKGARYFNGQEHITVKGFKREVKDTTGAGDTFNGALAVGLQKGFALDKAIELANLAASFSVTGMGAQGGMPTWEEVRGELNV is encoded by the coding sequence ATGAAAAAAATATTTGTAATTGGTAGCGTCTCTATGGATTTAGTAGTTTCAACATCTGTAGTACCTCGTAAAGGTGAAACAGTATTAGGAGATTTATTTTTTACAACAACTGGGGGTAAAGGTGCCAATCAAGCTGTAGCAGCAGCCCGTCTCGGTAACAATGTTCATATGATTGGGCGTATTGGAGATGATGATTTTGGACAAGAAATTGTACAAAATTTTAAACGTAATCAAGTCGACGTTACAGGTTTAAACGTTGTTCCTGAAATGGCTACAGGCACAGCGCATATTACATTAGCCGATAATGATAACAGTATCATTGTAGTGCCGTCAGCCAACAATGAAGTGACGTACGACAATATAAAAGCACAACTTGAAAGTATTCAATCTGGAGATATTGTGCTACTTCAACAAGAAATTCCAGCTGATACAGTTGAAAAAGTACTCGCACATTGTAAAAAGCGTGGCATTACGTCTATTTTAAACCCTGCTCCTTACCGAGCGGTGGATGAAGCTGTTATCGACAATGCGGATATTATTACGCCAAACGAAACAGAAAGTAAGGCACTATTTGAAGGAAAACTTGATGACGCATTAGAACGCTATCCTAACAAATTAATTGTCACAATAGGCGATAAAGGGGCGCGTTATTTTAATGGCCAAGAGCATATTACCGTTAAAGGCTTCAAACGTGAAGTTAAAGATACGACAGGTGCTGGGGATACATTTAACGGCGCACTTGCTGTAGGACTACAAAAAGGATTTGCTCTAGATAAAGCCATTGAACTTGCGAATCTTGCAGCAAGTTTCTCTGTTACTGGTATGGGAGCACAAGGGGGCATGCCAACGTGGGAAGAAGTAAGAGGTGAACTGAATGTATAA
- the rbsD gene encoding D-ribose pyranase, producing MYKTGTLNSDISTVLSQLGHTDRILIADCGLPIPEGVKRIDLALKFGQPSFEEVLEEIMQHMMIEKALVAEEMQQHNAELLQKIQDDIPSLTFVSHDELKHLSKNVKAIIRTGEATPYANIILQSDVLF from the coding sequence ATGTATAAAACAGGCACATTAAACAGTGACATTTCGACAGTGTTAAGCCAATTAGGACATACCGACCGTATCTTAATTGCTGATTGTGGTTTGCCAATACCTGAAGGTGTGAAGCGTATCGATTTAGCTTTAAAGTTTGGTCAACCTTCTTTTGAAGAAGTATTGGAAGAAATCATGCAACATATGATGATTGAAAAAGCTTTGGTAGCCGAAGAAATGCAACAACATAATGCAGAATTATTACAAAAAATACAAGATGACATACCGTCGCTAACATTCGTTTCCCATGATGAGCTGAAACATTTGTCTAAAAATGTGAAAGCCATTATACGAACGGGCGAAGCGACACCTTATGCCAATATTATTCTGCAAAGTGATGTCTTATTTTAG